Within the Sulfitobacter sp. JL08 genome, the region TCCCCGAATAAGATGCCAGTGTTTGAATCGGTCATTTGTGCCCTAAGTCTATTGCATCAGCCGGATGGATTGATAGGTGTCTTGCGTCACCAAGGTAATGAATGTCGGATTGAAGGAAACCATATGCTTCGCGCTTTTGCAGTTGCAGCCGTTTTAGCGACTGTCGCCCTTTTGGGCGCGGTCTGGTTCGTAAGCCGCTCTGGTTCAGAAGCGGATCAGTTTGCGCAGTGCCGCACGTCCCAGATTGCGGGCGGAACGGGTTCAATCGGTGGCCCTTTCGAACTGGTGAATTTCGCAGGCGAAACGGTGACGGACAAAGATGTGATCACGCAGCCTTCGCTGATCTACTTTGGATACACGTTTTGCCCGGATGTCTGCCCCCTTGATACGGCACGCAACGCGGAAGCGATCGATATCCTTGAAGAACGCGGTACGATGGTCACGCCCGTTTTCATTTCGATCGATCCAAAACGCGACACGCCCGAAGTTGTTGGGGATTTTGCGTATAACCTGCACGAACGGATGATCGGATTGACCGGATCCCCCGAACAGGTGAAAGCGGCAAGTCAGGCTTACAAAACCTATTACAAGGCGCATGACGCCGAAGACGAATACTACCTCGTCGATCATTCCACATTCAGCTATCTCGTTCTTCCGGAAGCTGGGTTCGTCGAATTTTTCCGGCGCGAGATTTCGCCACAGGAAATCGCTGACAAGATACAATGTTTCGTTGATGCTGCGCAAAATTGACGCAGTGTTTGACGTTTGCACTGCGCCAGTTAATACTCTGAAAACCAATAAGGTCTGACGGGGAGAGGACTGTATGAGCGCACCAACGTCGCAGAATATCGGGGCAGACAAGTCATTGCTGCTGGTGGATGATGACGAGCCCTTTCTTCGACGTCTGGCAAAAGCGATGGAAAAGCGCGGTTTTGAAATCGAAACGGCCGGATCTGTCGCTGCGGGCAAAGCTATCGCAACAGCGCGTCCGCCAGCCTATGCAGTGGTTGATTTGCGACTAGAGGACGGTAACGGCCTTGATGTCGTCGAGGTGCTGCGTGAAAAACGCCCCGACAGCCGTATAGTGGTTCTGACCGGATATGGCGCAATTGCGACCGCCGTTGCCGCAGTAAAGATTGGCGCGACAGATTATTTGTCCAAACCTGCGGATGCCACCGACATTACCAATGCACTTCTGGCCAACGGCGATGAAATGCCGCCGCCGCCGGAAAACCCGATGAGTGCGGACCGCGTAAGG harbors:
- a CDS encoding SCO family protein, with product MLRAFAVAAVLATVALLGAVWFVSRSGSEADQFAQCRTSQIAGGTGSIGGPFELVNFAGETVTDKDVITQPSLIYFGYTFCPDVCPLDTARNAEAIDILEERGTMVTPVFISIDPKRDTPEVVGDFAYNLHERMIGLTGSPEQVKAASQAYKTYYKAHDAEDEYYLVDHSTFSYLVLPEAGFVEFFRREISPQEIADKIQCFVDAAQN
- a CDS encoding ActR/PrrA/RegA family redox response regulator transcription factor; translation: MSAPTSQNIGADKSLLLVDDDEPFLRRLAKAMEKRGFEIETAGSVAAGKAIATARPPAYAVVDLRLEDGNGLDVVEVLREKRPDSRIVVLTGYGAIATAVAAVKIGATDYLSKPADATDITNALLANGDEMPPPPENPMSADRVRWEHIQRVYELCDRNVSETARRLNMHRRTLQRILAKRSPR